A genomic window from Desulfuribacillus stibiiarsenatis includes:
- a CDS encoding phage portal protein produces MNAMEEALQYLIKTNGNVTSQIIKDLIDSHAPERTRMKSLYERYKSSKSGVPIFARMFEDTNKINRKINNDFFGEIVDTKTGYFMGHPVSYMYDTGNEKAKESKEQEIIKLFNTINNIDDQDAETAKMMAICGLGVRMLYVDRDGKERAMNVNPWESIFIYDRSIDEPQYAMRYYPMYIEGKEFTRVEWYDDKVITYYIQLENGEYALDDTEPVNPQPHLFSYIPLIPFINNEELQGDAEKVLELIDAYDRAISDVNSEIEQFRLAYMIFYGIEVDEETVERAKRTGAFGIPDGAENGKAEFLTKSINDSVIENHLNRIEDNILRFAKTVNFADDTFGSASGIALKFKLLALENKCITAERKFTSGLRRQMQILGSAWQTKGIPFDYSKCWFGFKRNLPIDILSEADSTTKLRGHVSEKTRLSLLSFIDDVDWEIKQMQEESEGSINLEDEDINKDDENESDEDI; encoded by the coding sequence ATGAACGCAATGGAAGAAGCTTTGCAATATCTGATTAAGACCAACGGTAATGTTACGAGTCAGATCATTAAGGACTTGATAGATTCTCATGCTCCAGAACGTACTAGAATGAAATCTCTTTATGAGCGATACAAGTCATCAAAGAGTGGAGTACCTATCTTTGCTCGTATGTTTGAGGACACTAACAAAATCAATCGTAAAATCAATAATGATTTCTTTGGTGAGATTGTTGACACAAAAACAGGTTACTTCATGGGGCATCCGGTGTCTTATATGTATGACACTGGCAATGAGAAAGCGAAAGAATCAAAGGAACAAGAAATAATCAAATTGTTCAATACCATAAATAACATAGATGACCAGGACGCAGAGACAGCTAAGATGATGGCTATTTGTGGTCTTGGAGTTCGAATGTTATATGTTGATCGTGATGGCAAAGAAAGAGCCATGAACGTCAATCCTTGGGAGTCCATTTTTATTTATGACCGGTCCATTGATGAACCACAATACGCAATGAGATATTATCCGATGTATATCGAGGGTAAAGAGTTCACTCGCGTTGAATGGTACGATGATAAAGTCATTACTTACTACATTCAACTGGAGAATGGCGAATACGCACTAGACGATACGGAGCCAGTGAATCCACAACCACATTTATTCAGCTATATTCCGTTGATTCCTTTCATCAATAACGAGGAACTACAGGGCGATGCTGAGAAGGTCTTAGAGCTGATAGATGCATACGACCGAGCAATCAGTGATGTTAATAGCGAGATTGAACAGTTCCGCTTGGCTTATATGATATTCTACGGTATCGAGGTTGATGAAGAAACGGTTGAGAGAGCGAAAAGAACTGGTGCATTTGGTATTCCAGACGGGGCCGAGAATGGCAAGGCTGAATTCCTAACTAAGAGCATCAATGACTCCGTTATAGAAAACCATTTAAACAGGATTGAGGACAATATCTTGCGCTTTGCCAAGACAGTGAATTTTGCTGATGATACATTTGGCAGTGCTTCGGGAATAGCGCTTAAGTTTAAGCTTCTAGCGCTCGAAAACAAGTGCATCACAGCAGAGCGTAAGTTTACATCAGGCTTAAGGCGACAAATGCAGATACTTGGCAGCGCATGGCAAACCAAGGGCATTCCATTCGATTATTCAAAGTGTTGGTTTGGTTTTAAGCGGAATCTGCCTATAGATATATTAAGTGAGGCTGACAGCACAACGAAACTTCGTGGCCATGTATCAGAAAAGACCAGGTTATCACTATTGTCATTTATTGATGATGTGGACTGGGAGATTAAGCAGATGCAGGAAGAATCCGAGGGTAGCATTAATCTAGAAGATGAAGATATCAATAAGGATGATGAAAATGAGTCTGACGAAGATATTTAG
- a CDS encoding phage head morphogenesis protein has product MSLTKIFSQADKHLEKMTVKTEKEIIKAYSESLKSIRAQLADVFARFGTDDSLDYSVMQKYNRLAHLEQEIISELRSLTGKNAKSLTTSLFDMFEESYLYTVYAVESEAQIKLGMNRINRKIIEKAIQNPITGLTLNDRLKKNRNDVIINIRQQITQGLIQGESYQKMARRIKSTLEGDVKKAMRVVQTEAHRVQQQGRLDPLDKFEEKGIKLAKVWVATLDDRTRDSHQDLDGQHADKDGFFELNGMTAEAPGMFGVAEEDINCRCTFRIEILDYAPEVRRARNQGIIPYTTYRDWKENRVA; this is encoded by the coding sequence ATGAGTCTGACGAAGATATTTAGTCAAGCAGATAAGCATCTGGAGAAAATGACTGTAAAAACAGAAAAAGAAATCATCAAAGCATATTCCGAATCTTTAAAGAGTATCAGAGCGCAGTTGGCAGATGTATTCGCTAGATTCGGTACAGATGATAGTTTAGACTATTCCGTCATGCAGAAATATAATAGACTTGCCCACCTAGAACAAGAAATCATATCTGAATTGCGCTCGCTAACTGGCAAGAACGCGAAATCACTCACAACAAGCTTATTTGATATGTTTGAAGAATCCTATCTATACACGGTCTACGCGGTAGAATCCGAAGCACAAATCAAGCTTGGTATGAACCGAATCAATCGTAAGATTATTGAGAAGGCAATACAGAATCCTATTACTGGCCTAACGTTGAATGATAGATTGAAAAAAAATAGGAATGATGTGATAATCAATATAAGGCAGCAGATTACACAAGGTTTAATCCAAGGTGAATCCTATCAGAAGATGGCTCGCAGAATTAAAAGTACTCTTGAGGGTGATGTCAAGAAAGCTATGAGAGTGGTTCAGACCGAAGCGCACAGGGTTCAGCAACAAGGCCGATTAGATCCGTTGGATAAGTTTGAGGAAAAGGGCATTAAACTAGCAAAGGTTTGGGTTGCTACTCTCGATGATCGTACTAGAGACAGTCACCAAGATTTAGATGGACAACATGCGGACAAAGACGGATTCTTTGAGCTCAATGGGATGACTGCAGAGGCCCCGGGGATGTTTGGTGTAGCCGAGGAAGATATCAATTGTCGATGTACCTTCCGAATTGAAATACTAGATTATGCTCCCGAGGTCCGCAGGGCACGCAATCAGGGTATTATACCTTACACTACATATAGGGATTGGAAAGAGAACCGAGTAGCATAA
- a CDS encoding DUF4355 domain-containing protein, giving the protein MDLQAVQQFIEQNKDNPEVQGYVGGFVTPDRVQKYIDSEDGKKIIQPKLDSYFTKGLETWKEKSLPKVLEEEISKRFPAETPEQKQLRELHDKLNKLEQEKTRESLKNVAITQATQKGLPVNLVDFFIGQDQDSTVTNLAKLEETWQKALQDAVEAKFKDNGRTPPRNTSGTPTEIEQLEKDYQEALKTRNVPLQIALKNKIIAVKNQK; this is encoded by the coding sequence ATGGACTTACAAGCAGTGCAACAATTTATCGAGCAGAACAAAGATAATCCAGAAGTACAAGGCTATGTCGGGGGTTTTGTCACACCTGATAGAGTGCAGAAATACATCGATTCAGAAGATGGCAAGAAGATCATCCAACCGAAACTGGACAGCTACTTTACCAAAGGTCTTGAGACTTGGAAGGAAAAGAGCTTGCCGAAGGTATTGGAAGAGGAAATCTCCAAGAGATTCCCAGCTGAAACTCCAGAGCAAAAGCAATTGAGAGAGCTTCATGACAAGCTTAATAAGCTAGAGCAGGAGAAGACTAGGGAAAGTCTTAAGAATGTCGCTATTACTCAAGCGACACAGAAGGGCCTACCAGTTAACTTAGTTGACTTCTTCATTGGTCAAGACCAGGACTCAACGGTCACTAACCTTGCTAAATTAGAAGAGACTTGGCAAAAAGCATTGCAGGATGCTGTGGAAGCGAAGTTCAAGGACAATGGTAGAACTCCACCACGAAATACTAGTGGAACTCCAACTGAGATTGAACAGTTAGAGAAGGACTACCAAGAAGCCTTGAAAACTCGCAATGTGCCACTGCAAATCGCTTTAAAGAACAAGATTATTGCAGTAAAAAATCAAAAATAA